One genomic region from Populus nigra chromosome 8, ddPopNigr1.1, whole genome shotgun sequence encodes:
- the LOC133702347 gene encoding transcription factor bHLH122-like isoform X2, producing MDLLGSVSCYFSSASLFKLNQETGDSMESDLQHQHHFLHGHNQHQQIHQKQMNSGLTRYQSAPSSYFSSNLDRDFCEEFLNRPTSPETERIFARFLANSGGNTENIPGSNLCEIKQDSPVKESVSKINQQPQMMASMNNHSSDTRLHQHQHQQHQQGNYSASQGFYQSRSKPPLPDHNPGSGMNHRSTNSTGLERLPSMKPSSGNNPNLVRHSSSPAGLFSNINIEFENGYAVLRGMGDLGAGNRDTTYSAAGRPPSSSGIRSTIAEMGNKNMGENSPDSGGFGETPGNNYDYPIGSWDDSAVMSTGSKRHLTDDDRTLSGLNSSETQNEEAGNRPPMLARHLSLPKTSAEMSTIENFLQFQDSVPCKIRAKRGCATHPRSIAERVRRTRISERMRKLQDLVPNMDKQTNTSDMLDLAVDYIKDLQRQFKALSENRARCTCLKKQQP from the exons ATGGATTTGCTTGGTTCTGTCTCTTGTTACTTCTCTTCAGCTTCTTTATTT AAACTTAATCAAGAAACAGGGgattcaatggagtcagatctTCAACACCagcatcattttcttcatggtcataaccagcaccaacaaattCATCAGAAACAAATGAATTCTGGGTTGACAAGATATCAGTCTGCACCAAgttcatatttttcaagtaatttaGACAGAGACTTCTGTGAAGAGTTTCTCAATAGGCCAACAAGCCCTGAAACAGAAAGAATTTTCGCGAGATTTTTAGCCAATTCCGGTGGCAATACAGAGAATATACCAGGTTCAAATCTTTGTGAGATTAAGCAAGATTCTCCAGTAAAAGAATCAGTCTCAAAAATTAACCAGCAACCCCAGATGATGGCTTCAATGAATAATCATAGTAGTGATACAAGgctgcatcaacatcaacatcagcAGCACCAACAGGGCAATTACTCTGCCTCACAGGGTTTTTATCAAAGTCGATCAAAACCTCCATTACCAGATCATAATCCAGGTTCTGGTATGAATCATAGATCAACGAATTCAACGGGGTTGGAGAGGTTGCCTTCCATGAAGCCTAGCAGTGGAAACAATCCGAATCTAGTTCGACACAGTAGCTCACCAGCAGGGCTTTTCTCCAAcataaatattgaatttgaaaatg GCTATGCTGTATTGAGAGGTATGGGAGATCTTGGAGCAGGTAATAGAGACACAACTTATTCTGCAGCTGGTAGGCCACCTTCATCTTCAGGGATAAGGAGTACAATTGCTGAAATGGGAAACAAAAACATGGGCGAAAATAGCCCAGACAGTGGTGGTTTTGGTGAAACTCCTGGCAATAATTATGATTACCCTATTGGATCATGGGATGATTCGGCTGTGATGTCTACTGGTTCAAAAAGACACCTTACAGATGATGACAGAACACTTTCTGGTCTAAATTCATCGGAAACTCAG AATGAAGAGGCAGGAAATCGCCCTCCAATGTTGGCTCGTCACTTGAGCTTGCCAAAAACATCAGCAGAGATGTCTACCATTGAAAACTTTTTGCAATTTCAAGATTCTGTTCCTTGTAAGATCAGAGCCAAGCGTGGTTGTGCCACCCATCCAAGAAGCATTGCTGAGAGG GTGAGAAGAACTAGAATTAGTGAACGAATGAGGAAACTCCAGGACCTTGTACCAAACATGGACAAG caaacaaacacatcgGACATGCTGGATTTGGCTGTTGACTACATTAAAGACCTTCAAAGACAATTCAAG GCACTTTCAGAGAATCGTGCAAGATGTACATGCTTAAAGAAGCAGCAGCCCTAG
- the LOC133702347 gene encoding transcription factor bHLH122-like isoform X3 encodes MDLLGSVSCYFSSASLFKLNQETGDSMESDLQHQHHFLHGHNQHQQIHQKQMNSGLTRYQSAPSSYFSSNLDRDFCEEFLNRPTSPETERIFARFLANSGGNTENIPGSNLCEIKQDSPVKESVSKINQQPQMMASMNNHSSDTRLHQHQHQQHQQGNYSASQGFYQSRSKPPLPDHNPGSGMNHRSTNSTGLERLPSMKPSSGNNPNLVRHSSSPAGLFSNINIEFENGYAVLRGMGDLGAGNRDTTYSAAGRPPSSSGIRSTIAEMGNKNMGENSPDSGGFGETPGNNYDYPIGSWDDSAVMSTGSKRHLTDDDRTLSGLNSSETQQNEEAGNRPPMLARHLSLPKTSAEMSTIENFLQFQDSVPCKIRAKRGCATHPRSIAERI; translated from the exons ATGGATTTGCTTGGTTCTGTCTCTTGTTACTTCTCTTCAGCTTCTTTATTT AAACTTAATCAAGAAACAGGGgattcaatggagtcagatctTCAACACCagcatcattttcttcatggtcataaccagcaccaacaaattCATCAGAAACAAATGAATTCTGGGTTGACAAGATATCAGTCTGCACCAAgttcatatttttcaagtaatttaGACAGAGACTTCTGTGAAGAGTTTCTCAATAGGCCAACAAGCCCTGAAACAGAAAGAATTTTCGCGAGATTTTTAGCCAATTCCGGTGGCAATACAGAGAATATACCAGGTTCAAATCTTTGTGAGATTAAGCAAGATTCTCCAGTAAAAGAATCAGTCTCAAAAATTAACCAGCAACCCCAGATGATGGCTTCAATGAATAATCATAGTAGTGATACAAGgctgcatcaacatcaacatcagcAGCACCAACAGGGCAATTACTCTGCCTCACAGGGTTTTTATCAAAGTCGATCAAAACCTCCATTACCAGATCATAATCCAGGTTCTGGTATGAATCATAGATCAACGAATTCAACGGGGTTGGAGAGGTTGCCTTCCATGAAGCCTAGCAGTGGAAACAATCCGAATCTAGTTCGACACAGTAGCTCACCAGCAGGGCTTTTCTCCAAcataaatattgaatttgaaaatg GCTATGCTGTATTGAGAGGTATGGGAGATCTTGGAGCAGGTAATAGAGACACAACTTATTCTGCAGCTGGTAGGCCACCTTCATCTTCAGGGATAAGGAGTACAATTGCTGAAATGGGAAACAAAAACATGGGCGAAAATAGCCCAGACAGTGGTGGTTTTGGTGAAACTCCTGGCAATAATTATGATTACCCTATTGGATCATGGGATGATTCGGCTGTGATGTCTACTGGTTCAAAAAGACACCTTACAGATGATGACAGAACACTTTCTGGTCTAAATTCATCGGAAACTCAG CAGAATGAAGAGGCAGGAAATCGCCCTCCAATGTTGGCTCGTCACTTGAGCTTGCCAAAAACATCAGCAGAGATGTCTACCATTGAAAACTTTTTGCAATTTCAAGATTCTGTTCCTTGTAAGATCAGAGCCAAGCGTGGTTGTGCCACCCATCCAAGAAGCATTGCTGAGAGG ATATGA
- the LOC133702347 gene encoding transcription factor bHLH122-like isoform X1, translating into MDLLGSVSCYFSSASLFKLNQETGDSMESDLQHQHHFLHGHNQHQQIHQKQMNSGLTRYQSAPSSYFSSNLDRDFCEEFLNRPTSPETERIFARFLANSGGNTENIPGSNLCEIKQDSPVKESVSKINQQPQMMASMNNHSSDTRLHQHQHQQHQQGNYSASQGFYQSRSKPPLPDHNPGSGMNHRSTNSTGLERLPSMKPSSGNNPNLVRHSSSPAGLFSNINIEFENGYAVLRGMGDLGAGNRDTTYSAAGRPPSSSGIRSTIAEMGNKNMGENSPDSGGFGETPGNNYDYPIGSWDDSAVMSTGSKRHLTDDDRTLSGLNSSETQQNEEAGNRPPMLARHLSLPKTSAEMSTIENFLQFQDSVPCKIRAKRGCATHPRSIAERVRRTRISERMRKLQDLVPNMDKQTNTSDMLDLAVDYIKDLQRQFKALSENRARCTCLKKQQP; encoded by the exons ATGGATTTGCTTGGTTCTGTCTCTTGTTACTTCTCTTCAGCTTCTTTATTT AAACTTAATCAAGAAACAGGGgattcaatggagtcagatctTCAACACCagcatcattttcttcatggtcataaccagcaccaacaaattCATCAGAAACAAATGAATTCTGGGTTGACAAGATATCAGTCTGCACCAAgttcatatttttcaagtaatttaGACAGAGACTTCTGTGAAGAGTTTCTCAATAGGCCAACAAGCCCTGAAACAGAAAGAATTTTCGCGAGATTTTTAGCCAATTCCGGTGGCAATACAGAGAATATACCAGGTTCAAATCTTTGTGAGATTAAGCAAGATTCTCCAGTAAAAGAATCAGTCTCAAAAATTAACCAGCAACCCCAGATGATGGCTTCAATGAATAATCATAGTAGTGATACAAGgctgcatcaacatcaacatcagcAGCACCAACAGGGCAATTACTCTGCCTCACAGGGTTTTTATCAAAGTCGATCAAAACCTCCATTACCAGATCATAATCCAGGTTCTGGTATGAATCATAGATCAACGAATTCAACGGGGTTGGAGAGGTTGCCTTCCATGAAGCCTAGCAGTGGAAACAATCCGAATCTAGTTCGACACAGTAGCTCACCAGCAGGGCTTTTCTCCAAcataaatattgaatttgaaaatg GCTATGCTGTATTGAGAGGTATGGGAGATCTTGGAGCAGGTAATAGAGACACAACTTATTCTGCAGCTGGTAGGCCACCTTCATCTTCAGGGATAAGGAGTACAATTGCTGAAATGGGAAACAAAAACATGGGCGAAAATAGCCCAGACAGTGGTGGTTTTGGTGAAACTCCTGGCAATAATTATGATTACCCTATTGGATCATGGGATGATTCGGCTGTGATGTCTACTGGTTCAAAAAGACACCTTACAGATGATGACAGAACACTTTCTGGTCTAAATTCATCGGAAACTCAG CAGAATGAAGAGGCAGGAAATCGCCCTCCAATGTTGGCTCGTCACTTGAGCTTGCCAAAAACATCAGCAGAGATGTCTACCATTGAAAACTTTTTGCAATTTCAAGATTCTGTTCCTTGTAAGATCAGAGCCAAGCGTGGTTGTGCCACCCATCCAAGAAGCATTGCTGAGAGG GTGAGAAGAACTAGAATTAGTGAACGAATGAGGAAACTCCAGGACCTTGTACCAAACATGGACAAG caaacaaacacatcgGACATGCTGGATTTGGCTGTTGACTACATTAAAGACCTTCAAAGACAATTCAAG GCACTTTCAGAGAATCGTGCAAGATGTACATGCTTAAAGAAGCAGCAGCCCTAG